Proteins from a genomic interval of Medicago truncatula cultivar Jemalong A17 chromosome 3, MtrunA17r5.0-ANR, whole genome shotgun sequence:
- the LOC25490953 gene encoding probable N-acetyltransferase HLS1-like: MEFNKFRIRSYEGQSADRAQVENLERKCEVGPSESVFLFTDTLGDPICRIRNSPMYIMLVAEFDNELIGVIQGSIKVVTVQGHPPKDLAKVGYVLGLRVSPHHRRKGIGSSLVRTLEEWFISNDVDYAYMATEKDNHASVNLFMNKFNYIKFRTPSILVNPVNHHSLKISNNIEISRLKIEQAESLYRRFMGSTEFFPNDIGNILRNKLSLGTWMACFKDDINIGPNGQVPNSWAMLSVWNSGEIFKLKIGKAPFCCLLYTKSWCLIDKIFPCLKLPTLPDFFNPFGFYFMYGVYHEGPFSGKLVKALCQFVHNMAKERKDEKCKIIVTEVGGRDELNHHIPHWKLLSCPEDLWCIKALKNEGLSINTFHELTKIPPTRALFVDPREV; encoded by the exons ATGGAATTCAACAAGTTTAGAATCAGAAGCTATGAGGGTCAATCAGCTGATAGAGCTCAAGTTGAAAATTTAGAGAGAAAATGTGAGGTAGGACCATCAGAAAGTGTGTTTCTCTTCACAGACACTTTGGGTGACCCCATTTGTAGGATTCGAAACAGTCCCATGTACATTATGCTG GTAGCAGAGTTTGATAATGAATTGATTGGTGTCATTCAAGGCTCTATAAAAGTTGTAACTGTTCAAGGACATCCACCAAAGGATTTGGCAAAAGTAGGGTATGTCCTAGGCTTAAGGGTATCTCCACATCATAGAAGAAAAGGCATTGGTTCAAGCCTAGTAAGAACATTAGAAGAATGGTTCATTTCCAATGATGTGGACTATGCATACATGGCAACAGAGAAAGATAATCATGCCTCAGTCAATCTCTTCATGAACAAGTTTAACTACATAAAGTTTAGGACACCATCTATTCTTGTTAATCCTGTGAACCATCACTCATTAAAAATCTCAAACAACATTGAAATATCTAGGTTAAAAATTGAACAAGCTGAATCACTCTATAGAAGATTCATGGGGTCCACAGAGTTTTTTCCTAATGATATAGGAAATATATTAAGGAATAAATTAAGTTTGGGGACATGGATGGCATGTTTTAAAGATGATATTAATATTGGACCTAATGGACAAGTGCCAAATAGTTGGGCTATGCTTAGTGTATGGAATAGTGGTGAGATATTCAAGTTAAAGATAGGAAAAGCacctttttgttgtttgttatacACAAAAAGTTGGTGCTTGATTGATAAAATTTTCCCATGTTTAAAATTACCTACTTTACCTGATTTCTTTAACccttttggattttattttatgtatggTGTGTATCATGAAGGGCCATTTTCAGGGAAACTAGTGAAAGCTCTATGTCAATTTGTGCACAATATGGCTAAAGAGAGAAAAGATGAGAAGTGTAAGATTATTGTGACTGAAGTTGGAGGAAGAGATGAACTCAATCATCACATTCCACATTGGAAGTTGCTCTCATGCCCTGAAGATTTGTGGTGCATAAAGGCACTGAAAAATGAAGGACTTTCAATCAATACTTTTCATGAATTAACCAAAATCCCACCTACAAGAGCTCTTTTTGTAGACCCAAGAGAGGTTTAA
- the LOC25490955 gene encoding SAGA-associated factor 11, with protein MSVPDEENLPSQSQLSSHFFSDLLDSIIVDVASECHRVAKLGLDANLDEEDEELKLSAQARVRVADPSNSNETNGKYVVDIFGQNHPAVATEIFECMNCGRTIAAGKFAPHLEKCMGKGRKARLKVTRSSSGAQNQNRYSRGNSVSTYSNHTNNNSSATRLANGNHSFASGEHSNGTSPP; from the exons ATGTCGGTTCCTGATGAAGAAAACTTGCCGTCACAGTCACAG CTTTCATCTCACTTTTTCTCGGATCTCCTTGATTCCATTATAGTTGACGTGGCATCAGAGTGTCACAGAGTAGCCAAGCTAGGGCTTGACGctaatttggatgaagaagatgaagagttGAAGTTATCAGCACAAGCCAGGGTTAGAGTGGCTGATCCTAGTAATAGTAATGAAACAAATGGCAAGTATGTGGTGGACATATTCGGACAAAATCATCCTGCCGTAGCAACTGAAATATTTGAGTGCATGAATTGCGGCCGAACTATCGCGGCAGGGAAGTTTGCTCCTCATTTGGAGAAGTGCATGGGGAAG GGTAGGAAGGCTCGTTTGAAGGTAACAAGAAGCAGCTCAGGCGCACAAAACCAGAACCGGTATTCACGAGGAAATTCTGTTTCTACATATTCAAATCACACTAACAACAATAGTAGCGCGACCCGGTTGGCAAATGGAAACCATAGTTTTGCAAGTGGGGAGCACTCAAACGGGACATCCCCGCCATGA